In Humulus lupulus chromosome 6, drHumLupu1.1, whole genome shotgun sequence, a single genomic region encodes these proteins:
- the LOC133783675 gene encoding uncharacterized protein LOC133783675: MVNMKWTDQYPNSEAVFLPEGIFDHSPILISFYLAVEIGKQPFRYFRMWKEASSYATKVSTNWNKVVSGTEMYKLVLKLKRLKQVFREINREGYHDIHKAEVQAKLYMLEIQKSLHQDPLNESLIQQEALAREEFTRLNRAYLLFLAQKAKTRWVMNGDENTAIFHASLKARRIQNRIYSIHTEQGTGVDIVDGVQRAFLDYYQNLLGTQLQTQEVKEALFCIPSLKAPGPDGYSSFFYQDNWELVGPEVCAAVLDFLTTGKLLKEINATTITLIPKIKCPAKVNDFRPIS, encoded by the exons ATGGTTAACATGAAGTGGACAGATCAATATCCGAATTCTGAAGCTGTTTTTCTCCCTGAAGGTATCTTTGATCACAGTCCCATtcttatttccttttatttggcTGTGGAAATTGGTAAGCAACCATTCAGGTATTTCAGAATGTGGAAGGAAGCTTCATCATATGCAACTAAAGTTAGCACTAACTGGAATAAAGTAGTTTCGGGTACTGAAATGTATAAATTAGTCCTGAAGTTAAAGAGGCTTAAACAGGTATTCCGAGAAATAAATAGAGAAGGATATCATGATATTCACAAGGCTGAAGTTCAAGCTAAGCTTTACATGCTGGAAATTCAAAAAAGCTTGCATCAAGATCCTCTCAATGAGTCTTTAATTCAACAGGAGGCATTGGCTAGGGAAGAGTTTACACGATTAAATAGAGCATACCTGTTATTCTTAGCACAGAAAGCAAAAACCAGGTGGGTGATGAATGGGGATGAAAATACTGCTATTTTTCATGCCTCATTGAAAGCTAGAAGGATTCAAAATCGCATTTACTCTATACACACTGAACAAGGCACCGGGGTGGATATAGTAGATGGTGTACAAAGAGCATTTTTAGACTATTATCAGAATTTATTGGGGACTCAATTGCAAA CTCAAGAAGTTAAAGAGGCATTATTCTGCATTCCAAGTCTAAAGGCTCCTGGTCCTGATGGATATAGCAGTTTTTTTTATCAGGATAACTGGGAATTAGTAGGTCCTGAGGTGTGTGCGGCTgttttagatttcctaaccacaGGGAAACTACTTAAAGAGATTAATGCTACAACCATCACACTCATTCCAAAAATCAAATGTCCGGCCAAAGTGAATGATTTCCGGCCAATCTCCTGA
- the LOC133781464 gene encoding ferredoxin--NADP reductase, root isozyme, chloroplastic-like gives MQVSPITGPSETADVRKVPVGPLKLEDAIRPPTNLYTTKAPHTATILSVRQISSPSCADKIYEIIFDHRGFMSYKEGQAFGVMVPNADNPFVPGCAEGLRTIFSASSRYGDYFNGRTTTILVKLNKYDETLRNLCNARRGYHLQLTGPSLEATLLGDYSPTATHIFVAQSGASIGPFRAHIRRFFKEVIPTFKFSGQVWLFYGRKDQPQPDCRIYNDEFEQYQEDYPRNFHYYFYNDILSQNLAGTVINLLTKNGAYIYLVGPHGMVDNADTTFTNIDPHWPIQKPILVEKNQWRVQDDDY, from the exons ATGCAGGTGTCTCCAATTACTGGTCCTTCTGAAACTGCTGATGTTCGAAAGGTTCCGGTTGGTCCTTTAAAACTAGAAGATGCCATTAGGCCTCCCACAAATTTATACACGACTAAGGCACCTCATACTGCTACCATCCTTTCTGTTAGGCAAATTTCAAGTCCTAGTTGTGCTGATAAGATATACGAAATCATATTTGATCATCGTGGCTTTATGAGTTACAAGGAGGGGCAAGCCTTCGGTGTTATGGTCCCG AATGCGGATAATCCGTTTGTACCAGGGTGTGCCGAGGGGCTTAGGACTATCTTTAGTGCTTCCTCAAGGTATGGAGATTACTTTAATGGCAGAACAACTACCATACTTGTGAAACTTAACAAATACGACGAGACCTTGAGGAATTTATGCAATGCAAGACGTGGATATCATCTTCAACTCACAGGCCCCTCCTTGGAGGCAACTCTTTTGGGGGATTATAGTCCCACTGCCACTCACATATTTGTGGCTCAATCTGGGGCATCCATTGGTCCTTTCAGAGCCCACATTCGTCGTTTCTTCAAAGAAGTTATTCCCACGTTCAAATTCTCTGGCCAAGTATGGCTATTCTATGGGAGGAAGGACCAACCCCAACCCGATTGTCGAATATACAACGATGAATTTGAGCAATACCAGGAGGACTACCCACGAAACTTCCACTATTATTTCTACAACGACATTTTGTCCCAAAATTTGGCTGGAACGGTAATTAATCTATTGACTAAGAACGGAGCTTACATATACCTGGTTGGGCCTCATGGCATGGTAGATAATGCTGATACCACCTTCACCAATATTGACCCACATTGGCCAATTCAGAAACCTATACTAGTAGAGAAGAACCAGTGGCGCGTACAAGATGACGATTATTGA
- the LOC133781463 gene encoding uncharacterized protein LOC133781463, with protein MAKGARNGGKAKGTSNGKKRGPSSSDRIIKTRSMDEILGVQELEIAEDADLENTQLQSDLSRVMPESTPKQNAIRTDLGSWLIAFEQAMQDLLLGKHASALILKSPIIEQPVGWSNGESSKGVHSTQTQGRKIGVKIEPEDIADEINFWQPSIVCYVVGANPPVSILDGFVRRLWKENVDKVGVLSRGIFIIRFCNLEFRNRVLNGGYLFLGKKPLVMKPWNSVDDFTKEDITVVPTWIQLGGLDIKYWGEKSLFKIMGQIGRPIQVDNITKYRDRLYYPRILIEINMDQQFPGTISFVNDFDQEIDLQVEYEWIPIICKNCSGTGHEAQVCRKKTQGTQVWVPKQLKPQKNPEPVVDEDGFQRPNKGVRGTVVSAPATVMANQFAILTEETEEGRTSRLNTEEGGDPSAGHG; from the coding sequence ATGGCTAAGGGGGCTCGGAATGGGGGAAAAGCTAAGGGAACGAGTAATGGCAAGAAGCGAGGACCATCTTCTTCGGATAGAATCATTAAAACAAGGTCCATGGATGAAATCCTAGGGGTACAGGAATTGGAAATTGCAGAAGATGCAGACCTGGAGAATACGCAATTGCAATCGGATTTATCCCGAGTAATGCCTGAATCCACGCCAAAACAAAATGCAATCCGCACGGATCTTGGGAGTTGGTTGATTGCATTTGAGCAAGCTATGCAAGATCTgctgttaggtaagcatgcttCTGCTCTGATTTTGAAATCTCCTATAATAGAACAACCTGTTGGCTGGTCTAATGGAGAATCGTCAAAAGGAGTTCATTCTACTCAAACTCAAGGGAGGAAAATTGGTGTCAAGATTGAACCCGAGGATATTGCTGATGAGATTAACTTCTGGCAGCCTTCTATTGTTTGCTATGTTGTGGGAGCTAATCCTCCGGTTAGTATCTTGGATGGATTTGTAAGAAGGCTTTGGAAGGAAAATGTAGACAAAGTAGGAGTGCTTTCACGAGGAATTTTCATTATCCGATTCTGTAATTTGGAATTTCGTAATCGAGTACTCAATGGAGGATATTTGTTTCTGGGTAAGAAGCCACTAGTTATGAAGCCTTGGAACTCGGTGGATGATTTCACAAAGGAGGATATTACTGTCGTTCCTACTTGGATTCAACTGGGAGGACTGGATATTAAGTATTGGGGTGAGAAATCTCTTTTCAAGATTATGGGGCAAATCGGGAGGCCAATTCAAGTAGATAATATCACTAAATACAGAGATAGGCTCTATTATCCTCGCATTCTTATTGAGATCAATATGGATCAACAATTTCCAGGAACAATCAGCTTTGTGAATGATTTTGATCAGGAAATTGATTTACAAGTCGAGTATGAATGGATTCCAATCATCTGCAAAAACTGTTCTGGGACTGGGCATGAAGCTCAAGTATGTAGGAAAAAGACTCAAGGGACACAAGTATGGGTACCTAAGCAATTGAAGCCTCAGAAGAATCCGGAGCCAGTAGTAGATGAGGATGGGTTTCAGCGACCAAACAAAGGAGTTAGGGGGACAGTTGTTTCTGCACCAGCAACAGTTATGGCAAACCAATTTGCTATCTTGACTGAGGAGACAGAGGAAGGAAGAACAAGCAGGTTGAATACTGAAGAGGGGGGAGATCCCTCTGCAGGACATGGATAA